A single region of the Streptomyces sp. ITFR-16 genome encodes:
- the ybaK gene encoding Cys-tRNA(Pro) deacylase — protein MAKKPKKQNRSGGTPATVALTEAGTAFTVHAYEHDPASPSYGEEAAEALGVSPDRVFKTLVADVDGVLTVAVVPVAGSLDLKALASAVGGKRAVMADPAAAERTTGYVRGGISPLGQRKRLPTVLDASARAHATICVSAGRRGLEVELAPTDLATLTSAVFAPIGRA, from the coding sequence ATGGCGAAGAAACCGAAGAAGCAGAACCGGTCCGGCGGCACCCCCGCCACGGTCGCCCTGACCGAGGCGGGCACGGCGTTCACCGTGCACGCGTACGAACACGACCCGGCGTCGCCCTCCTACGGCGAGGAGGCGGCCGAGGCCCTGGGTGTCTCCCCCGACCGGGTGTTCAAGACCCTGGTGGCCGACGTGGACGGCGTCCTGACGGTCGCGGTGGTCCCCGTGGCGGGCTCCCTGGACCTGAAGGCCCTGGCGTCGGCGGTGGGCGGCAAGCGGGCCGTGATGGCGGACCCGGCGGCGGCGGAACGCACCACGGGCTACGTCCGCGGCGGCATCTCCCCCCTGGGCCAGCGCAAGCGCCTGCCCACGGTGCTGGACGCGTCGGCGCGCGCCCACGCCACGATCTGCGTCTCGGCGGGCCGCCGCGGCCTGGAGGTCGAACTGGCCCCGACGGACCTGGCCACCCTGACATCAGCGGTCTTCGCGCCGATCGGCCGCGCCTGA
- a CDS encoding ABC transporter ATP-binding protein: MCAVRDLVKTYPPARGRRGTPPTPEVRATDGISLDVRRGEIFGLLGPNGAGKTTLVRQLTGLMRPDSGSVDMLGHDLVRHPERASRLVGYLGQESTALDELTVALAAETTGRLRGLPVREARAERDAVLDELGLTELAGRPLKKLSGGQRRLACVAAALVGERPVLVLDEPTTGMDPVARRAVWAAVDRRRAERGATVLLVTHNVIEAETVLDRVAVIERGKVIACDTPSGLKERVAGEVRVELVWRERAPLHVPEVAALRPSAQESGRRWVLRLAPEEARAAVAAVTGGAAFAALDDFTLATPSLEDVYLALGGGVTKGLVKA, from the coding sequence GTGTGCGCGGTGCGTGATCTGGTCAAGACCTACCCCCCGGCCCGGGGCCGGCGAGGCACTCCGCCCACCCCCGAGGTCCGCGCCACCGACGGCATCAGCCTGGACGTCCGGCGCGGCGAGATCTTCGGACTGCTGGGCCCCAACGGCGCCGGGAAGACCACCCTCGTACGCCAGCTCACCGGGCTGATGCGGCCCGACTCCGGCAGCGTCGACATGCTGGGCCACGACCTCGTACGCCACCCCGAGCGGGCCTCCCGGCTGGTCGGCTACCTGGGCCAGGAGTCCACCGCGCTCGACGAGCTGACGGTCGCCCTGGCCGCCGAGACCACCGGGCGGCTGCGCGGACTGCCGGTGCGCGAGGCCCGTGCCGAGCGCGACGCCGTCTTGGACGAACTCGGCCTCACCGAGCTCGCCGGCCGCCCCCTGAAGAAGCTCTCCGGCGGCCAGCGGCGGCTCGCCTGCGTCGCCGCCGCGCTCGTCGGCGAGCGCCCGGTGCTCGTCCTGGACGAGCCGACCACGGGCATGGACCCGGTGGCCCGGCGCGCCGTCTGGGCCGCCGTCGACCGGCGTCGGGCCGAGCGCGGCGCCACGGTCCTGCTGGTCACCCACAACGTCATCGAGGCCGAGACCGTCCTGGACCGGGTCGCCGTCATCGAACGCGGCAAGGTCATCGCCTGCGACACCCCCTCCGGGCTCAAGGAGCGCGTCGCGGGCGAGGTCCGGGTGGAGCTGGTGTGGCGCGAGCGGGCGCCCCTGCACGTCCCCGAGGTCGCCGCGCTGCGCCCCTCGGCCCAGGAGTCCGGGCGCCGCTGGGTGCTGCGGCTCGCGCCCGAGGAGGCCCGGGCGGCGGTCGCCGCGGTGACCGGTGGCGCGGCCTTCGCCGCGCTCGACGACTTCACCCTGGCGACGCCGAGCCTGGAGGACGTCTACCTGGCGCTCGGCGGCGGCGTGACCAAGGGGCTGGTGAAGGCATGA
- a CDS encoding ABC transporter permease produces MSGIGAAAGAVAALAPRARLFPSLAAVYRAQLSRARVARIPLLFVATFQSVGIMVLMRGVVDGGSEARAVVAGSSVLVVAFVALNLLAQYFGQLRAGGGLDHYATLPVPPAAVVLGAAGAYASFTVPGTIVTAVTGSVLFGLPMTHLWVLVAVVPLSGAALSGLGAALGLLAPRQELATLLGQLGMSAALLLGVLPADRLPGPIGWARDLLPSTYGVEALSRSFDAHPDWAVVALDLAVCAVVGVVSLAVATWAYRRAAVR; encoded by the coding sequence ATGAGCGGAATCGGCGCGGCGGCCGGGGCTGTGGCGGCGCTCGCGCCGCGGGCCCGGCTGTTCCCCTCGCTCGCGGCCGTCTACCGGGCCCAGCTCTCCCGGGCCAGGGTCGCCCGCATCCCGCTGCTCTTCGTGGCCACCTTCCAGTCCGTCGGGATCATGGTCCTGATGCGGGGGGTCGTGGACGGGGGCTCCGAGGCGCGGGCCGTCGTCGCCGGGTCCAGTGTCCTGGTCGTCGCCTTCGTCGCGCTGAACCTGCTCGCCCAGTACTTCGGGCAGCTGCGGGCGGGCGGGGGGCTCGACCACTACGCGACGCTGCCGGTGCCGCCGGCCGCCGTGGTGCTCGGGGCGGCCGGGGCGTACGCCTCCTTCACCGTGCCCGGCACGATCGTCACGGCGGTGACCGGCAGTGTGCTGTTCGGGCTGCCGATGACGCACCTGTGGGTGCTGGTCGCCGTCGTCCCCCTCTCCGGGGCGGCCCTCTCCGGCCTCGGCGCCGCCCTCGGGCTGCTCGCGCCGCGCCAGGAGCTGGCCACGCTGCTGGGGCAGCTCGGGATGTCCGCGGCGCTGCTGCTGGGGGTGCTGCCGGCGGACCGGCTGCCGGGGCCGATCGGCTGGGCCCGCGATCTGCTGCCGTCCACGTACGGGGTGGAGGCGCTCTCCCGGTCTTTCGACGCCCACCCCGACTGGGCGGTCGTCGCCCTCGACCTCGCCGTCTGCGCCGTCGTGGGCGTGGTCTCGCTGGCCGTGGCGACCTGGGCGTACCGCAGGGCAGCGGTCCGGTGA
- a CDS encoding ABC transporter permease — MTAPLTPPHQPSPHEPWQTPPAGGGPTGSHQGVPTGTPDREELRSDLRRAGVIAAVLTVAGVLLGLLWLWLAPRVPLVSDNTAVFLSDSEGEEAIGADGTFALLGLAFGAVSAGLVFWFHRRGGILPVVGLAVGGLLGSVLAWQVGTRLGPTDDVVAHAREVGKGVIFDAPLELRAKGALLAWALAAMVVHLGVTALLGPRDPEPEWGVYHGGSGYYGAPPSGSAPSSTSSPSSSSSPAGESPKPESPEASGGE; from the coding sequence GTGACCGCACCCCTGACGCCGCCGCACCAGCCCTCCCCCCACGAGCCGTGGCAGACGCCGCCCGCAGGGGGCGGTCCCACCGGCTCTCACCAAGGCGTCCCGACCGGGACTCCGGACCGGGAGGAACTCCGCTCGGACCTGCGGCGGGCGGGCGTGATCGCCGCCGTCCTGACGGTCGCGGGGGTCCTGCTCGGGCTGCTGTGGCTGTGGCTGGCGCCCCGGGTGCCGCTGGTCTCCGACAACACCGCCGTCTTCCTCAGCGACAGCGAGGGCGAGGAGGCGATCGGGGCCGACGGAACGTTTGCGCTGCTCGGTCTCGCGTTCGGGGCGGTGTCGGCGGGGCTGGTCTTCTGGTTCCACCGGCGCGGCGGGATCCTGCCGGTCGTCGGGCTCGCGGTGGGCGGGCTGCTCGGGTCGGTGCTGGCCTGGCAGGTCGGTACGCGGCTGGGGCCGACCGACGACGTGGTCGCGCACGCGCGCGAGGTGGGCAAGGGCGTGATCTTCGACGCGCCGCTGGAGCTGCGGGCCAAGGGGGCGTTGCTGGCCTGGGCGCTGGCGGCGATGGTGGTGCATCTGGGGGTGACGGCGCTGCTGGGGCCGCGGGATCCTGAGCCGGAGTGGGGGGTCTATCACGGGGGTTCGGGGTATTACGGGGCGCCGCCGTCCGGTTCCGCGCCGTCGTCCACCTCGTCGCCGTCGTCCAGCTCGTCCCCGGCGGGTGAGTCGCCCAAGCCGGAGTCGCCGGAGGCCTCGGGCGGGGAGTGA